CGAGGATTCTGTTAGCTGCGGTAGAAACGGCGAAAGAAGGCGTTCCGTCAACTCACAAGATTTGCGCTCAAGTCAAAATGATGACGACGACGAGGACGATGACGACGAGGACGAGGAGgatgacgaagatgacgaagatgacgaagatgagGGTGGTTATGAAAATGACTTAATTCTTGACCATTCACAACCTAATTTTTTATCTCCATGCGTATTCTTGAACGAGTTTCCTCATAAGAGGCCCAGAGAGGCGTCCTTTATTCCAACTCATAGTACTCATGCCTTTGGCGAGACCTCTCCCTGCTCTACACATTCTTCCAAGAAGTCCAGCATCATGTCAGCAGTATCTGATGTTTCACTTCCAACAGGACTGGTAAATATGGATATAACCTGTTGTCCGGCACAACCTTTCAGCTTACAAAGGAATAGGGAGGGTTCTCTTGTATTTCCGCCATGCAGTTCAAAGTAGAGCTGGTGGGTTGAATGCCATGTTGGAATGAACACTAAGAATAAACTCAACTGCTAAAAGAGTCATGTTTTTCCTCTGTCCATTGTTTTGCACTAATATTAGCATTTTATTTGGTTCAACTGATCTGCTCTATGGCAACTGCTAGGATCATCTTATTGTTTGGCTCCCCGCCAAATTATATTATAAGCATATAATGAGTTTGATATATACATTGaagatatatatatttcTAGGAAGACATGTGTATCTGAAAAACCTCTCATACAAGCATAGTGTACCGTATTTTGGGCGAATTCCCACGAACAATGATAATTGGAGTATCAGTCATTTCTAATTACGGTGACATTTTCAACTTCATGAGCGTGCGCTATCGATAGTCTGCCATTTGGTAGATCGTTGTCCCGGAATTTTTGGACTCCATCCCTGATACTGTCTACTATACCCGCTTCCAAGTGCCTGCTAGACACCCGAGTTTCAAGTATATCTTCCTCTACCTCGATCTTGTAAACCAGAACTGGTCCAGATCTTGACAGCGCCTTGTGCACATGTGCCCAATTTTCTTTGTTTAACATCAAGTAAAGTCCTTCAAAGATGAGAATCCTGGTAAACCCATTTATGCAGTGCTGATCACGCACAGGATCCTTTGTAGTATGATCAAACCCAGGGTAATATATAGAGGGCAATTCCTCAAACGTGTTGCATAGGACCTCCATCAAATCACCTGTATCTGATATGCTTCTAGGCTTCAACTTACAAGATCCCGCAAGCAGATGGCAGAGCTGTGAATAGTTGTTACTGTCGAAAGTTTCAGGTGCTCCTCGACGTCTATGTGCCGTTTCTGGATCTTTAAAATGGTCTAAATGAGCCCTTGATAGGTGAAAACCATCCATAGGAACTATTTGGGCAACCTCAATAGGTGAAGATGTATCTAATGCTTCAGTTGAAACACGTATTGAGTTTGGTAACCCTCCTCGGCCAAATATTACGGTAGAACCGTCATCATCTGTGAACTTGGTAGGCGTAAATTCGACGTCTTCAACATGTGAGAAGAATCCCGTTCGGACTTCTTCCAACAAATCTTCAGAAGCTATTGGGATATCAGCTTCGATCACTAaatctttaatatttgaACTGATTCTCAAACTGTTTCTCCTACTTTTTAGGTACTTTTGGAATCTTGAGTTAATAATACTCTGTATTTTAGCCGCTATTGTCGACTTCCCCGACCCGGGAAACCCTACAATCATAACGGCTATCCTGTATCTTTCTGTTACGTTATCATTTAATAGCTTCAATATCTCATCTGCCAATTTCTCGCAATCTACCGTCATTAGTTTACTATGTTTCTAAGTTTTAAAATCTTAATTAGTGTTGTTAAGTGTAGGTATTACCTCCCTATTTATTCAGCCGAGGTTTTTATGTACAACATTGAGACTCCTAACTGAAAGGCAGTGGATACGTGATTATTGCTTCATACCTTTGTTTCGTAGATATTATTACGAATAGTGATCTCATGCTGAGCATAGGGATTTATAATTATATATTAGCTGAATAACCGTCAATTAAACGACTTGCTAAAGTGTAGAAGCGTTTATTTATAAAGGTCTATCATGTTTTAATGCGTACAAGTTACTTCATAAGTTATAGTATCGCACGAATATCACCTAAATCACTTACATGGGTCATTATGACACAATATTGATGATTATTTGTATTATGGCTTAGACTGACTCGACCTGTTTTTAGGCTTTAATATTATTCGTCAAAAAATTACGTTGATAATAAACTCATCACATAacattaaaataaaaaaggAAATAATATATGGCTATCGGGGCCCTATAAGAATACTCTGTGTGCTCGTGATGTTTAGATTAGCTGCTTATAACTGTAAGACTGTGCCTGTCTTTTCAAGGTATGGTTCTGGTAGATTTGGTTCGACTCTGACTTTTGTTGAAGCTACTAAGGATGGTAAGGTAACACCATCGTCTTTATCTGCATTAAATGCATCTAGCTTGCTAGGAAACGATATCACGGCTTTGATTGTTGGCTCGAATGCACCTTCTGCTGTTAATTCTCTGAAAGAGCTAGATTGCCCTCAGTTGAAAACTATTATGGTGGCTAAGAATGCAGCATTTGATAACTATCTTCCGGAAAACCTGACTCCTCTGTGTGCAAACTTGCTGAAACAATCAGGATACTCTCACTTTGTAGCAGCCGCCTCAGCTGTTGGTAAAAACCTTTTGCCACGTGTTGGAGCTATGTGCGATATACAACCTATAAATGATGTTGTTCAGATCAAAGATAAGAAAACCTTTGTAAGGCCTGTATACGCTGGAAATGTGTTGCTTACTGTGGAAGACAGTcaagaaaagaaaataatCAGTATTAGATCTTCCTCTTTCCCTGCTGCTGCAACGGGTGCTAACAGTGCTAGTGTTGAGGATATACCCGAGTTCGAGGCTTCTAATATTGATGTTAAATGGGAGGGTGCAAATCTACTTCAGTCAGAAAGACCAGAATTAGGCAGTGCTAAAAGAATTGTTTCTGGTGGTCGTGGGTTGAAGAACAAGGAAACTTTTGAAAAGCTGATTACACCACTAGCAGATGCCTGTAATGCCGCCATTGGCGCCACTAGAGCTGCAGTAGATGCAGGATTTTGCGATAATTCTCTACAAATTGGACAAACAGGTAAAGTTGTTGCTCCTGAGTTGTATATTGGTCTTGGAGTTTCCGGTGCCATCCAACACATGGCGGGTATGAAAGACTCTAAGGTAATTGTTGCCATTAACAAGGACCCAGAAGCCCCAATATTTCAGTACGCAGACTTTGGTATGGTGGGTGATTTGAATGAGATTGTACCTGAGTTGACGGAAAAACTTCAGAAAGTATAGAATTCATGTTAATAATAAATACCTTGTTGTTATTCTATGTATGTACCTTCGATAACTAATTGCTCTATGTCGAACGTTACTTAAATCGTTGATTTCGGTGGGTCTAATGACTTCAAAAGCCCCAAACGCAACCCAGGCGCCTCTTGAAAGTCATTCAGGTTTCACATTCTGCCACACACTCAAAGAGTGTTATCTTATCAAATACCTTGAACAGTTTTTGTTAGCCCTTAATAGTTGTAAGCTATCAGTCCCTTTTTATTAAACAGCAGCTTATTTCACTGCACAGCACTTATATGCTGTATCAAGTTTCATCGTTTAGATGACCTCCCAAATATCCAAACTTCGAGTAACGAGTAGAGAACCATTCGAGGAGGTATATAGTTACAAAGCCTCAGATCTTGTGATAAATTACCAACGTATTCAGTTTAATTATATTCAGCAGGTTATCAGCTTAATACAAACTCACCTTAAAGTTGCTAATAGTTTGACATTTTTTATGTAATTAAACTTAAAAGTACCTTAATAAAGTTTGCAAATGGTAGAAAGAAGTAGACAAAGGTCAATCATTGTAGTATGTTGCTATATACTTAATAAAACAGAGAATCAAACCAACTGACTTAAACTACGGTCATTGAAGTCTCTTTAATTCGCCTATATCTAGAAATCTTCCACAACAGAAACAAAAAAAGATATAGAGGAATAGTGATATTTAAACCACTAGTAGAAGTGATCTTGTCAGAAAACAATAGAGGCGAAGATAGAGACTAATATAGCTTCTTATTAGTCATATAATAGAGTTAAGGCATGACAGAAAAGCGTAATTTAATTGCTGTTATTGCAGACGAGGATAGTATTACCGGTTTGTTATTAGCAGGTATTGGACAAGTAACACCGTCAACACAAGAGAAGAACTTCTTTGTATATAACGAAGGTGTAACTACTAGGGAACAAATTAGTGAAGCATTTGAGAAGTTTACGAAGGTTAGAGACGATATTGCAATTGTGTTGATTAATCAACACGTAGCAGATGAAATTCGAGTACAAATTGATAACTACGCAGAACCATTTCCTGCTATCCTAGAAATACCATCTAAAGACCACCCATACGATCCTGAGAAGGATACAGTCCTGAGAAGGGTTAAACGATTATTTGGTGAATAAGTGTACAAGCAGGCTTGCGTTTTActtaatatatattttaattaTCCTTCACGTAGTAGAGCGTATAAAGGCCTAAAGAGCTGTATTTAGATGAAAAAACATATGGTGAATTATTCTCTGTAATTTTCGTAAGATACATAAGCTGATTTGGGTAATATACAGATTGGTGGTTTCTGCCATTTACTCAATGTatcctttaagtttcaaAAGTAGCAACTTCTACTTCTTACCTTTTCTCtttttgttcttcttcttcttcgaATTGGTTCCCTTTTGGGATTGTGGTGCGGCAGCATCAGAATCAGGTTCTTCAGTTTCGTCCACTGGAACTGTGTCGCTCTTAATTTGGCTAGTTAGGTCCTGTgtatcttcaatatcagAATTGCTATCATTTAGGCTTTGCTCAGAACTCTTTGCAATTCCAATTCCAAAGGATGCTTGCTCTCCAGTTGAGTGAATAGATATTTCAGAGGATATAGATGCATTGTCTGGCTTGATGGATGTTTGATCAGCTATTTGTTCTGTTTCATCTTTTGGAGCCGATTTGAGGTCAATTGTGTCGACTCGCACAGCAGAATGAGCAAGTCCTTGGGAAGATGGAGATACATCTTGGTCTTTGGTGGTTGGATGCTCTATTTTTTGTTCTGGTTTGTCGTTTACTTCTTGCTCTTGATTCACAGCAGGAAGTGGCTCATCACTAATATCAACCTCCTTCAGATCATCAAGCTCAACTGGACCACCGAGTTCTATGTGTTCTGATGAAAGGTCTACTGACCTAGAAGCGATAGCTTGAGAGTGTAGATTTTTAGATTCATCCACCAGCTTTTCGTTTAACTCTATTTGCTCCATTGAAACACGCAAGTCTGGACTAACCGCTGGTTCCTTTTCGTTTTTATCAGTCCCATCAATATCCGGGGAAGATGGTTCAGCTGCTAGTTCAGTGCTATCTTCCACTTCCGGTACCTTCCCATTGAAACTTGGCACTCCGTTTGCTTGTGGTACCTCGGCGTGAGAATTGTTCTCTGTATCGCCATTGACATGAACATTGTCCTCACCTTCCTGCTCATCAGCTAGAGCAACTTTAGGTAGCTCTTTATTAGCGTCAGCCGAGCTTCCAAACTTATAGCTATCTAAGGTTGAAGGATCCACGTCTAAGTAGAAGCCTCTGACGCCTACCATTCTCTTTTCAAGTTCACAAGCTCTGATCCATTCTGGTCTAACAACCGGTATATTACTATTTTTGGCCTTTTCCAACTCTTTATCATCACTTTGCTGGATATTACAAATAAAATGAGTCGTGTCTAATGAAACTTGCTTCTGTAAAGGCTTCGCGCCAATTGCCTTCATGCTGCTTTCAATGTGTTCTTGAGTAATCCCACTAGAACTATCTAGCGGTCCTAGGCATACAGTGATACCGGACATATCAGTCATTTTATGCGTGTGAACTTTTAATTTATTCGAACAAAACAACCCTGATGTAGTAAACATCCTTAATTGAAATTCATACATGGTGTCGATTGAAAGACCAGAAACTTTGGTTGAAGTCGAATGCAAAGCATTGGGAATTGTTAAAGCTCGAACACCCTGTTTATACAAAATCAGAGACGATAGTTGTGACGAACCAACATTCAATTGGTCCCATTCTAACACGCAACTTGTCTGCGTTACATTAACCAAATTCAACTTAGGCGCTTTAGGCTCTAGAGAACCATATTTCTCCAGAATTTCATCTTGAATCTTGGAAAATTTAGCACGTTCCTCCTTTTCTTTCTCAAAGTCTTCGGTTAACTTTAAAAGGACAATAGATCCCGCTTTAACGTTTTCAGGAAGCAATATGGTTGGAAACTCGATCACATGATTACTTGGTGTAGTTAGCAGCGTAACTGACGCATCTAACTTACCTATTGTTAAAGGTACTTCAATTGACATATTCAATCGATGACAGTGGGTAACCTTTTTGAACAACGTTTAGTTTATTATCTTTTCGTGTTTTGATACTATTAAAGATTAAATTCCTATGTTAAGATTAATGGGGGGTACCTGTCGTAAAACATGATTAAGCCTTATGGCTTTACTAGCGCTGTATACTCTGCCGTAAGCATATTCTAAGTGTTTGATATGAACTACCTTATTCTTTTCATGTTTTCATACCTGCATTCAATGAGGCATATATCTTGTTGTAGGCGCGTTTTAGCTCCAAACATTAGGTTTTTTTGAGTGTTTACATACAATTTAATAGCTCTTTCATTAAACGTTAAACATATACAAAGTATTATATAACAAAATTTTAAAACAAAACTGAAAATGTTTGAGTATCGCACAGTTTTTTTCTTCTATGGGCAAAGTTCCTGCTCACTCCATGTTTCTAATCCAGTCTTTTCGTCAATTTCCCTAGTGTATTTCCATCTTTCGCCGCCCCGGCCGTTATGCAAATTTAGGTAGTTAACTTGATCAACACAGAGACACACCAATCCAA
This window of the Eremothecium sinecaudum strain ATCC 58844 chromosome VII, complete sequence genome carries:
- the AIM45 gene encoding Aim45p (Syntenic homolog of Ashbya gossypii AGL054W; Syntenic homolog of Saccharomyces cerevisiae YPR004C (AIM45)), which produces MFRLAAYNCKTVPVFSRYGSGRFGSTLTFVEATKDGKVTPSSLSALNASSLLGNDITALIVGSNAPSAVNSLKELDCPQLKTIMVAKNAAFDNYLPENLTPLCANLLKQSGYSHFVAAASAVGKNLLPRVGAMCDIQPINDVVQIKDKKTFVRPVYAGNVLLTVEDSQEKKIISIRSSSFPAAATGANSASVEDIPEFEASNIDVKWEGANLLQSERPELGSAKRIVSGGRGLKNKETFEKLITPLADACNAAIGATRAAVDAGFCDNSLQIGQTGKVVAPELYIGLGVSGAIQHMAGMKDSKVIVAINKDPEAPIFQYADFGMVGDLNEIVPELTEKLQKV
- the VMA7 gene encoding H(+)-transporting V1 sector ATPase subunit F (Syntenic homolog of Ashbya gossypii AGL052W; Syntenic homolog of Saccharomyces cerevisiae YGR020C (VMA7)), which encodes MTEKRNLIAVIADEDSITGLLLAGIGQVTPSTQEKNFFVYNEGVTTREQISEAFEKFTKVRDDIAIVLINQHVADEIRVQIDNYAEPFPAILEIPSKDHPYDPEKDTVLRRVKRLFGE
- the CHS5 gene encoding Chs5p (Syntenic homolog of Ashbya gossypii AGL051C; Syntenic homolog of Saccharomyces cerevisiae YLR330W (CHS5)) → MSIEVPLTIGKLDASVTLLTTPSNHVIEFPTILLPENVKAGSIVLLKLTEDFEKEKEERAKFSKIQDEILEKYGSLEPKAPKLNLVNVTQTSCVLEWDQLNVGSSQLSSLILYKQGVRALTIPNALHSTSTKVSGLSIDTMYEFQLRMFTTSGLFCSNKLKVHTHKMTDMSGITVCLGPLDSSSGITQEHIESSMKAIGAKPLQKQVSLDTTHFICNIQQSDDKELEKAKNSNIPVVRPEWIRACELEKRMVGVRGFYLDVDPSTLDSYKFGSSADANKELPKVALADEQEGEDNVHVNGDTENNSHAEVPQANGVPSFNGKVPEVEDSTELAAEPSSPDIDGTDKNEKEPAVSPDLRVSMEQIELNEKLVDESKNLHSQAIASRSVDLSSEHIELGGPVELDDLKEVDISDEPLPAVNQEQEVNDKPEQKIEHPTTKDQDVSPSSQGLAHSAVRVDTIDLKSAPKDETEQIADQTSIKPDNASISSEISIHSTGEQASFGIGIAKSSEQSLNDSNSDIEDTQDLTSQIKSDTVPVDETEEPDSDAAAPQSQKGTNSKKKKNKKRKGKK
- the YFH7 gene encoding Yfh7p (Syntenic homolog of Ashbya gossypii AGL055C; Syntenic homolog of Saccharomyces cerevisiae YFR007W (YFH7)) — protein: MTVDCEKLADEILKLLNDNVTERYRIAVMIVGFPGSGKSTIAAKIQSIINSRFQKYLKSRRNSLRISSNIKDLVIEADIPIASEDLLEEVRTGFFSHVEDVEFTPTKFTDDDGSTVIFGRGGLPNSIRVSTEALDTSSPIEVAQIVPMDGFHLSRAHLDHFKDPETAHRRRGAPETFDSNNYSQLCHLLAGSCKLKPRSISDTGDLMEVLCNTFEELPSIYYPGFDHTTKDPVRDQHCINGFTRILIFEGLYLMLNKENWAHVHKALSRSGPVLVYKIEVEEDILETRVSSRHLEAGIVDSIRDGVQKFRDNDLPNGRLSIAHAHEVENVTVIRND